The following proteins are encoded in a genomic region of Synechococcus sp. ROS8604:
- a CDS encoding HDIG domain-containing metalloprotein translates to MFRSHPLAKLWRSWLRSESPRRPVLRWNRLQKAGLLLVCIAVALVSSWPWLVEPDLRPGIPAPFDSFAPKAARVVDSEALEQRRSSLMPNTFVQVVDAQQSSLLKLRLERHLAELERVARSQNIDRIGPVNLTTDEQSWLEKRSQQDRKNWDMTIRRAVDRMLSQGLVNTLAIEQLRKASSLQLEALGPEDAPARTLGSKIATTTLQGASNLQTDPLRSQRLIEELITQQGIPSIEVKAGDLITRKGEPISSQAYDVLDFFGLINRSPKLGIWLLRFTEALASCGVMLLVMKRERPCLEASHGFLAIGLLLISQFSKLWFGAAVSPLAVIVPPTLLLAQGLGTTSGLAWMAVSCLLWPTPVSGLGEGRLLITAAVAAIAAIQAGRLRSRAQLLQLAVLLPLGALVAEMVVLRQPFEAVNLSWTRLTPDTGELASEALLMGLLMMLTILLIPLLESSFGLLTRARLMELADQERPLLRRLSSEAPGTFEHTLMICGLAEEGARAIRADVDLIKTGSLYHDVGKLHAPNWFIENQTTGEENPHTKLNDPVASAGVLQAHVDEGLKLARRYRLPRPIADFIPEHQGTLRMGFFLHQAQQRDPTISEHLFRYRGPTPRSKETGILMLADGCEAALRSLPPDTSDIEAQTTVKRILEARLADGQLRQSGLSRAEVDLVMHAFVRVWRRMRHRRIPYPIPAKRSFSA, encoded by the coding sequence GTGTTCCGATCTCATCCTCTGGCCAAGCTCTGGAGAAGCTGGTTGCGGAGTGAGTCACCGCGACGCCCTGTGCTGCGTTGGAACCGCCTCCAAAAGGCTGGACTGCTTCTGGTCTGCATTGCCGTTGCGCTTGTTTCCAGCTGGCCCTGGCTGGTGGAACCCGACTTACGCCCCGGCATCCCAGCACCGTTCGATTCCTTTGCTCCGAAAGCCGCACGGGTGGTGGACAGCGAAGCGCTCGAACAGAGGAGATCCAGCTTGATGCCCAACACCTTTGTGCAGGTGGTGGATGCGCAGCAATCAAGCCTTCTCAAGCTCAGACTCGAGCGTCATCTCGCCGAATTGGAGCGCGTCGCCAGGAGCCAGAACATCGATCGAATTGGCCCCGTCAATCTGACCACAGACGAACAATCCTGGCTGGAAAAACGATCGCAACAGGATCGCAAAAACTGGGACATGACGATCCGCAGGGCTGTCGATCGGATGCTCAGCCAAGGTCTTGTGAACACGCTGGCGATTGAACAGCTCCGAAAGGCCTCATCCCTGCAACTCGAAGCCTTGGGACCTGAGGACGCTCCAGCCAGAACCCTTGGCAGCAAGATCGCGACGACCACACTTCAAGGAGCCAGCAACCTCCAGACCGATCCCCTGCGCAGTCAACGACTGATTGAAGAGCTGATCACGCAACAAGGCATTCCAAGCATTGAAGTCAAAGCGGGCGATCTGATCACGCGCAAAGGCGAACCGATCAGTTCCCAGGCCTACGACGTGCTCGATTTCTTTGGACTGATTAATCGCAGCCCGAAGCTGGGAATCTGGTTGTTGCGTTTCACCGAAGCACTGGCGAGTTGCGGCGTGATGCTGCTCGTGATGAAACGGGAAAGACCCTGCCTCGAGGCGTCCCACGGGTTTCTGGCAATAGGCCTCCTATTGATCAGCCAATTCAGCAAGCTTTGGTTTGGTGCAGCCGTAAGCCCCCTGGCTGTGATCGTGCCTCCCACCCTGCTCTTGGCCCAAGGGCTTGGAACCACCAGTGGCCTGGCCTGGATGGCCGTGAGCTGTTTGCTGTGGCCGACTCCCGTGAGTGGATTAGGCGAAGGCCGGCTGCTGATCACGGCGGCCGTTGCAGCGATCGCCGCCATTCAGGCCGGTCGATTACGCAGTCGAGCGCAGTTGTTGCAACTGGCGGTGTTGCTCCCCTTGGGTGCGTTGGTCGCCGAAATGGTGGTGCTGAGGCAACCGTTTGAAGCCGTGAACCTGTCCTGGACGCGGCTCACACCCGACACCGGAGAACTCGCGTCCGAGGCCCTGCTGATGGGTCTGCTGATGATGCTCACGATCCTGTTGATTCCCCTGCTGGAGAGCTCATTCGGCCTGCTCACTCGGGCCCGTTTGATGGAACTGGCGGATCAAGAGCGTCCATTGCTGCGACGGTTGTCGTCAGAAGCACCTGGAACCTTTGAACACACGCTGATGATCTGCGGGCTGGCCGAAGAGGGCGCTCGGGCCATTCGGGCCGATGTGGATCTGATCAAAACCGGATCGCTCTATCACGATGTGGGCAAACTTCATGCCCCGAACTGGTTCATCGAAAATCAAACCACCGGCGAAGAGAATCCACACACCAAATTGAACGACCCGGTGGCCAGCGCCGGAGTTCTCCAGGCCCATGTGGACGAAGGCCTCAAACTGGCCAGGCGCTACCGCTTGCCGCGGCCCATCGCGGATTTCATTCCGGAGCATCAAGGCACCTTGCGCATGGGCTTTTTCCTGCATCAAGCCCAGCAGAGGGACCCAACGATTTCAGAACACCTGTTTCGCTACCGAGGCCCCACCCCTCGATCCAAAGAAACCGGAATCTTGATGCTGGCTGATGGCTGTGAGGCCGCCTTGCGATCACTCCCCCCCGACACCAGCGACATCGAAGCGCAAACCACGGTGAAGCGCATCTTGGAGGCGCGCTTAGCCGACGGACAACTGAGGCAAAGCGGACTCAGTCGCGCCGAAGTTGACCTGGTGATGCATGCCTTTGTGCGCGTCTGGAGGCGCATGCGACACCGCCGGATTCCCTACCCAATCCCGGCGAAACGCAGCTTCAGCGCCTAG
- the folD gene encoding bifunctional methylenetetrahydrofolate dehydrogenase/methenyltetrahydrofolate cyclohydrolase FolD, whose translation MALRLDGKQLAAKLEARLQQQIANGTASAGRSPGLAVLRIGDDPASAVYVRNKEKACARIGVESFGSHLPAHASQQEVLTAIRELNADERVDGILLQLPLPKGLDETPLLAEIDPNKDADGLHTLNLGRLLKGEQGPRSCTPAGVMAMLRDQGIDPAGKRAVVVGRSILVGQPMALMLQAANATVTVAHSRTQDLKSMTRQAEILVVAAGRPEMIGADHITPGCVVVDVGIHRRPEGGLCGDVRAEELEPVVAALSPVPGGVGPMTVTMLLVNTVVAWCRRHQVALDLSDLVV comes from the coding sequence ATGGCTCTCCGGCTGGATGGCAAGCAGCTCGCCGCAAAGCTAGAAGCGCGCTTGCAGCAGCAGATTGCAAATGGAACGGCATCAGCAGGGCGTTCACCAGGCCTTGCTGTCCTCCGCATTGGCGACGATCCCGCCAGTGCGGTCTACGTGCGCAACAAAGAGAAGGCCTGCGCTCGCATTGGGGTGGAGAGCTTCGGGTCTCATCTCCCAGCTCATGCTTCACAGCAGGAGGTGTTGACAGCCATCCGCGAGCTCAATGCTGATGAACGGGTGGATGGAATCCTGCTGCAGCTGCCGCTGCCAAAGGGCTTGGATGAGACCCCGCTGCTGGCTGAAATCGATCCGAACAAAGATGCCGATGGATTGCACACCTTGAATCTCGGGCGCCTGTTGAAGGGTGAGCAGGGTCCACGAAGTTGCACACCTGCCGGCGTGATGGCGATGCTTCGTGATCAGGGCATCGATCCCGCCGGCAAGCGTGCCGTCGTGGTGGGCCGCAGCATCCTTGTTGGCCAGCCGATGGCCCTCATGCTGCAGGCGGCGAACGCCACCGTCACGGTGGCCCATTCACGCACGCAAGATCTGAAATCGATGACCCGTCAGGCTGAGATTCTTGTGGTGGCAGCAGGTCGCCCCGAAATGATCGGTGCCGATCACATCACACCGGGTTGTGTGGTGGTGGATGTTGGTATCCATCGCCGCCCTGAAGGCGGGCTTTGCGGTGATGTGCGCGCGGAGGAGCTCGAACCGGTTGTCGCAGCGCTCTCTCCAGTTCCTGGAGGAGTGGGCCCGATGACGGTCACGATGTTGCTAGTCAACACTGTGGTGGCCTGGTGTCGACGCCATCAAGTTGCGTTGGACTTGTCCGATTTGGTGGTTTGA
- the crtE gene encoding geranylgeranyl diphosphate synthase CrtE translates to MSAAATSPESVPPFGELPSTFDFAAYLKLSRDRVEMALDSSMGPERPESLRDAMRYSLLAGGKRLRPILCLAACELVGGSSELAMPTAVALEMIHTMSLIHDDLPAMDNDDLRRGRPTNHKVYGDAMAILAGDAMLSRAFEMVAVRSPNVPADRLLRVVGELALVSGAPGLVGGQVVDLESEGQAVDLETLEYIHLHKTAALLRACVVTGALIGGASDDQLQAMRTYANGIGLAFQIIDDILDVTASSEVLGKTAGKDLLADKTTYPKLLGLEASREKALQLVRESKAALDPWRDKAAPLLALADYVASRDC, encoded by the coding sequence ATGTCCGCTGCGGCCACTAGCCCCGAAAGCGTGCCGCCCTTTGGTGAGCTCCCCTCCACGTTTGACTTTGCGGCGTACCTCAAGCTCTCCCGCGATCGTGTGGAGATGGCCCTGGATTCTTCGATGGGGCCCGAGCGTCCTGAATCCTTGCGTGATGCCATGCGCTACTCCCTTCTGGCGGGGGGGAAACGCTTGCGGCCGATTTTGTGTCTTGCCGCTTGTGAATTAGTCGGGGGATCGTCCGAACTGGCCATGCCAACGGCGGTGGCTCTGGAGATGATCCACACCATGTCGTTAATTCACGACGACTTGCCGGCCATGGACAACGATGACCTGCGACGGGGACGTCCGACCAACCACAAGGTGTATGGCGATGCCATGGCCATCCTTGCGGGTGATGCCATGCTCAGTCGCGCGTTTGAAATGGTGGCCGTCCGCAGTCCAAACGTGCCGGCGGATCGCTTGTTGCGGGTTGTTGGTGAGTTGGCTCTTGTTTCTGGAGCCCCCGGTTTGGTTGGTGGTCAGGTTGTGGATCTTGAATCCGAGGGCCAAGCGGTTGACCTAGAGACCCTTGAGTACATCCACCTTCACAAGACCGCGGCGTTGCTGCGTGCCTGTGTGGTGACCGGAGCTTTGATCGGAGGCGCGAGTGATGACCAACTGCAGGCGATGCGCACCTACGCCAATGGCATTGGTTTGGCCTTCCAGATCATTGACGACATCCTCGATGTCACTGCCAGCAGCGAGGTGCTAGGCAAAACGGCAGGCAAGGATCTTCTCGCCGATAAAACCACCTATCCCAAGCTTCTAGGCCTTGAAGCTTCGCGCGAGAAGGCGTTGCAGTTGGTGCGGGAGTCCAAAGCGGCGCTCGACCCATGGCGGGACAAGGCGGCACCCCTGTTAGCTCTCGCCGATTACGTGGCGAGTCGCGATTGTTGA
- a CDS encoding divergent PAP2 family protein — MPAQILDNAVLAWGLAACGLAQFSKLFLELVLNRRWRPAVLVETGGMPSSHSALVTGTAAGVGWQIGFDQPAFALAATVAFVVMYDASGVRRAAGFTAARLNELPDSLWPNQPEKPLKERLGHTRTEVLVGSLLGPLIALPGLFFVGSPLHLAQTFGLFSG, encoded by the coding sequence ATGCCTGCACAGATCTTGGATAATGCTGTGCTCGCCTGGGGATTGGCGGCTTGCGGCTTGGCGCAGTTCTCCAAGCTCTTCCTGGAATTGGTGCTGAATCGGCGCTGGAGGCCGGCGGTGTTGGTTGAAACCGGAGGAATGCCTTCGAGTCATTCGGCATTGGTCACGGGTACAGCCGCTGGCGTGGGCTGGCAGATCGGTTTTGATCAGCCTGCGTTTGCGCTGGCTGCCACGGTGGCTTTTGTGGTGATGTACGACGCCAGTGGGGTGCGCCGGGCGGCAGGATTCACGGCTGCTCGCCTCAACGAATTGCCTGACTCGCTCTGGCCTAACCAACCGGAGAAGCCACTCAAAGAACGGCTTGGTCACACCCGAACGGAGGTGTTGGTGGGCAGTTTGCTGGGACCTTTAATCGCCCTCCCTGGACTCTTTTTTGTGGGGTCGCCCCTGCATTTGGCCCAAACGTTTGGTTTGTTCAGCGGGTGA
- a CDS encoding AAA family ATPase — translation MSRLKPSEATLTDDQQTAAALFETWLASEDPGVPFVLSGYAGSGKTFLSMRLLRQVEATGLCWTVVAPTHKAVGVLRHALDLEGLHPTWYPSTIHRLLRLKLRRQGDREVCESTEQTAASLEHLGLVLVDESSMVDSSLLSVALQCAHPFKTRLVFVGDPAQLPPVGEADSPVFSMDRAITASLKQVVRHQGPVLQLASCLRDGRLPCELPPLMPPLRSELGQVGVLNRSAWLIQAQEGLRRAAACDNPDAARILCYTNRTLDALVPHARRAIHGEMADQMAVLPGEVLISRTAVMAPASRDGAETGEEPDLVLGSNREVVVEDVTPERCDLAEFGFAGETQMALAGFEAPVIETVTARVRSGELELSLRLQPPSGSAARQRLDGVLQGLRTQARDAGKRGGRPLWRRYFLIRDAFASLGPAAVLTVHRSQGSSFGEVFVADDVFWPQDLVLRRQLAYVAVSRAQEAVWIAGKSSSAAAVERWSRALQK, via the coding sequence GTGAGCAGGCTGAAGCCGTCTGAGGCCACTCTTACCGACGATCAGCAGACAGCAGCTGCATTGTTTGAGACGTGGTTAGCAAGCGAAGACCCTGGCGTTCCGTTTGTGTTGAGCGGTTATGCCGGCAGCGGCAAAACCTTCTTGTCGATGCGCTTGCTGCGCCAAGTGGAAGCCACAGGCCTGTGTTGGACCGTTGTGGCTCCCACCCATAAAGCGGTGGGTGTGTTGCGCCATGCCCTTGATTTAGAGGGCCTTCATCCCACCTGGTACCCCTCCACCATCCATCGACTGTTGCGTCTCAAGTTGCGACGCCAGGGGGATCGGGAGGTTTGCGAATCCACGGAACAAACGGCGGCATCGTTGGAACATCTCGGCCTGGTTTTGGTCGATGAGTCCTCCATGGTCGATAGCTCGCTGTTGTCGGTCGCACTGCAGTGCGCGCATCCTTTCAAGACTCGGCTGGTGTTCGTTGGCGATCCGGCCCAGCTTCCGCCGGTGGGGGAAGCGGATAGCCCTGTGTTCTCCATGGACCGTGCGATCACGGCGTCGCTCAAGCAAGTGGTTCGTCATCAAGGCCCAGTGCTTCAGCTGGCGAGCTGCCTGCGCGATGGACGCTTGCCCTGTGAGCTCCCGCCCTTGATGCCACCGCTGCGCAGCGAATTGGGTCAGGTGGGTGTGCTCAATCGCTCGGCTTGGTTGATCCAGGCTCAAGAGGGTCTGCGCCGTGCTGCGGCCTGTGATAACCCTGATGCAGCACGCATTCTTTGCTACACCAATCGCACTCTGGATGCGCTTGTGCCCCATGCGCGACGGGCCATTCATGGTGAGATGGCCGATCAGATGGCCGTTCTTCCAGGTGAAGTCCTGATCAGCCGGACAGCGGTGATGGCCCCTGCCTCCCGCGACGGCGCAGAGACAGGGGAAGAACCCGATCTGGTGCTCGGCTCGAATCGTGAAGTGGTGGTGGAGGACGTCACCCCTGAACGCTGTGACCTGGCTGAATTTGGGTTTGCGGGGGAGACGCAGATGGCTCTCGCTGGATTCGAGGCCCCTGTGATCGAGACCGTGACGGCGAGGGTTCGTAGTGGTGAGCTAGAGCTCAGTTTGCGCTTGCAGCCACCGTCCGGGAGTGCGGCGCGGCAGCGTCTTGATGGTGTGCTTCAGGGGTTACGCACGCAGGCAAGAGATGCGGGAAAGCGGGGTGGGCGGCCCCTTTGGCGCCGCTATTTCTTGATCCGTGATGCTTTTGCTTCCTTGGGTCCAGCCGCTGTACTCACCGTTCACCGCAGTCAGGGCAGCAGTTTCGGAGAGGTGTTTGTTGCCGATGATGTGTTCTGGCCACAGGATCTCGTCCTGCGACGCCAGTTGGCTTATGTCGCTGTAAGCCGGGCACAAGAGGCTGTTTGGATAGCGGGAAAGTCATCATCTGCCGCAGCGGTGGAACGCTGGTCGCGGGCTCTTCAAAAATGA
- a CDS encoding GAP family protein: MSDTTLWAELLAYGTGIGLSPIHIAVLLLLLLGPQPLRRGGWFVAGWIITTMATSVLLVTVGHSLVLDMTQGSHHRTGLDLLAGGALIAVGGRELLRSLTDGDSPPAWTTSVDRFVNMPLPLLLLLGAVAEVASPDDLVLFAKSAGVVLAAQLPTWQELIGLLAFTIGASLLLLTPLIAVAVGRNKVVPVLERGKEVLFARGELVVAAVSIGIGGYLGWQGISGLTMT, encoded by the coding sequence ATGAGCGACACCACGCTCTGGGCTGAGCTCCTCGCCTATGGAACTGGCATCGGCCTATCCCCGATTCACATCGCCGTGTTGTTGCTGCTTCTCCTAGGACCGCAGCCATTGCGACGTGGTGGCTGGTTCGTGGCGGGATGGATCATCACCACGATGGCGACATCTGTTCTCTTGGTCACCGTGGGCCATTCGCTGGTGCTGGACATGACGCAAGGCTCCCATCACCGCACTGGATTGGATCTCCTCGCAGGTGGAGCCTTAATCGCCGTTGGAGGTAGGGAGCTGCTGCGCTCCTTGACCGATGGAGACTCACCTCCGGCATGGACCACGAGCGTGGACCGCTTTGTAAACATGCCCCTCCCACTGCTGTTGTTGTTGGGTGCGGTGGCGGAAGTTGCCAGTCCCGACGATCTCGTGCTGTTCGCAAAATCAGCAGGGGTGGTCTTGGCGGCCCAACTGCCTACATGGCAAGAACTGATTGGTCTTTTGGCCTTCACCATCGGAGCAAGCCTTTTGCTGCTCACCCCATTGATCGCCGTTGCGGTTGGCCGCAACAAAGTTGTGCCTGTATTGGAACGCGGAAAAGAAGTGCTCTTTGCTCGTGGAGAACTGGTTGTCGCCGCCGTCAGTATTGGGATCGGGGGCTACCTCGGCTGGCAAGGAATTAGTGGCCTCACCATGACCTAA
- a CDS encoding histidine phosphatase family protein — protein MDHERQIWLLRHGATEWAKNGRHTGNTDLPLLPEGEEEARLLAPALTSHRFAAVFSSPLQRAKRTCELGGLGQQRRIMETLREWDYGDYEGITTPEIRKSIPNWTVWSHGCPNGEDAEAVQQRCEQSIASALAEPGDGDVALFAHGHLLRALTGTWLGLGATGGRLFQLDTGTICILGFERGQRAITRWNAPTNGLF, from the coding sequence ATGGACCATGAACGTCAGATCTGGTTACTTCGACACGGAGCCACTGAATGGGCCAAAAATGGACGGCACACCGGCAACACTGATTTGCCCTTGCTGCCGGAGGGCGAAGAAGAGGCCAGGCTGCTTGCGCCTGCCCTCACATCCCATCGGTTTGCAGCTGTGTTTAGTTCACCGCTTCAACGGGCAAAACGCACCTGCGAACTCGGTGGCCTAGGCCAACAACGACGGATCATGGAAACCTTGCGCGAGTGGGATTACGGCGATTACGAAGGAATCACAACCCCTGAGATTCGCAAGAGCATTCCGAACTGGACGGTCTGGAGCCATGGCTGCCCCAATGGCGAAGATGCGGAAGCCGTGCAACAACGCTGTGAACAATCCATTGCCAGCGCCTTAGCGGAGCCGGGGGATGGAGATGTTGCCTTATTCGCCCACGGGCATTTGCTTCGTGCCCTGACAGGCACCTGGTTGGGACTCGGCGCAACCGGTGGGCGCCTGTTCCAGCTCGACACAGGAACGATTTGCATCCTGGGCTTCGAGCGAGGGCAACGTGCGATCACCCGCTGGAATGCCCCTACCAATGGCTTGTTTTAG
- a CDS encoding acylphosphatase codes for MARRSRNRGESDGDRSIKATRQRQQPLKERWRFLIEGSVQGVGFRNSCRRRALDLELCGWVRNLKDGRVEVQAEGGEMALNEFRLWCERGPSTATVKRVLLSKMPVTGNDWFDIRA; via the coding sequence ATGGCGCGACGCTCTCGAAACCGTGGCGAATCAGATGGCGACCGATCCATAAAGGCCACGCGTCAGAGACAACAGCCCTTGAAGGAGCGCTGGCGGTTCTTAATCGAAGGCAGCGTGCAAGGGGTGGGATTCAGAAACAGCTGCCGGCGACGCGCCCTCGACCTCGAACTTTGCGGTTGGGTTCGAAATCTCAAGGACGGGAGAGTGGAGGTCCAAGCCGAGGGAGGCGAAATGGCCTTGAACGAATTTCGACTGTGGTGTGAGCGCGGCCCGAGCACGGCAACCGTCAAAAGGGTGCTGCTCTCCAAAATGCCCGTCACGGGCAATGACTGGTTTGACATTCGGGCTTAA
- a CDS encoding cobyrinate a,c-diamide synthase: MACVIAAPSSSSGKTLLSLSLISWAQQKGLSIQPFKVGPDYLDPQLLGASAGRPCRNLDLPLCGPDWVKTSFHGYGGRCDLALVEGVMGLFDGIGSTGEGSSAAVAKHLQLPVVLVVDAGGQARSLAALVSGFRDLDPDVQFAGVVLNRVSTERHRSLLEDVLASIDVPCLGCLPRDSSLELPSRHLGLAPAHELDQLNVRLGQWAAIADQHLEMEVFERLMAAPTPGPEPIQTVLANALVQDTQREPLPVAVAQDNAFHFRYPEMQDCLEALGMPVIPWHPLEDEPLPQAAYGLVIPGGFPELHAKQLSRCQQSLSGLRDWLQHKPLYAECGGMLMLGTSLMDGEGETHAMAGVLPFHAQRGTLQVGYRRLTASCDSLLLKAGDQWMGHEFHRWQLSEEPVGRWQSLWQVDGWHVDRREEGWALPTVHASWVHLHWASSSTISCRWRDALETVANQMATDP; this comes from the coding sequence ATGGCCTGTGTGATCGCTGCTCCATCTAGCAGCAGCGGCAAAACCCTGCTCAGCCTCAGCCTGATCTCCTGGGCGCAACAGAAGGGATTGAGCATTCAACCCTTCAAGGTGGGGCCCGATTACCTCGACCCCCAACTGCTTGGGGCCAGTGCGGGGCGCCCATGCCGCAACTTGGATCTGCCCTTGTGCGGACCCGACTGGGTGAAGACCAGTTTCCATGGCTACGGAGGTCGCTGCGACCTAGCCCTCGTGGAGGGGGTGATGGGGCTGTTCGATGGGATCGGCTCAACCGGAGAAGGAAGCAGCGCAGCCGTGGCCAAACACCTGCAGTTGCCGGTGGTGTTGGTGGTGGATGCCGGCGGCCAGGCGCGATCACTCGCCGCGCTCGTGAGCGGATTTCGTGATCTTGACCCCGACGTGCAGTTTGCTGGTGTGGTGCTCAATCGCGTCAGCACGGAGCGCCATCGCTCGCTTCTCGAAGATGTCTTAGCGTCCATTGACGTGCCCTGCCTGGGCTGTCTTCCGCGGGATTCAAGCCTCGAACTACCCAGTCGGCATTTGGGCTTAGCTCCAGCCCACGAGCTCGATCAACTGAATGTTCGCCTGGGGCAATGGGCAGCGATCGCTGATCAACATCTCGAGATGGAGGTCTTTGAGAGGCTGATGGCAGCGCCAACGCCGGGTCCAGAGCCGATCCAAACCGTGCTCGCGAACGCTCTGGTGCAGGACACCCAGCGAGAGCCACTGCCAGTGGCCGTCGCCCAAGACAACGCCTTCCATTTCCGTTATCCGGAGATGCAGGATTGCCTCGAGGCACTTGGGATGCCAGTGATCCCTTGGCATCCCCTGGAGGACGAGCCGTTGCCGCAAGCGGCCTATGGACTCGTGATCCCAGGAGGCTTCCCAGAACTCCACGCCAAACAACTCAGCCGTTGCCAACAAAGCCTGTCAGGACTGCGCGACTGGCTGCAACACAAACCGCTGTATGCCGAATGTGGCGGGATGTTGATGTTGGGGACCAGCCTGATGGACGGGGAAGGAGAAACCCATGCCATGGCGGGCGTCTTGCCGTTTCACGCCCAACGCGGGACATTACAGGTGGGATATCGCCGCCTAACGGCAAGCTGTGACAGCTTGCTTTTGAAGGCAGGTGATCAGTGGATGGGGCATGAATTTCACCGCTGGCAACTCAGCGAGGAACCTGTGGGCAGATGGCAATCGCTGTGGCAGGTTGATGGCTGGCATGTTGATCGCAGAGAAGAAGGATGGGCACTTCCAACCGTTCACGCAAGCTGGGTGCATCTTCACTGGGCCAGCTCATCGACGATCTCATGCCGATGGCGCGACGCTCTCGAAACCGTGGCGAATCAGATGGCGACCGATCCATAA
- a CDS encoding glucose-6-phosphate dehydrogenase assembly protein OpcA, whose amino-acid sequence MSPQLTLQTPLELPPSEVPHYLDQLWSGDQESSIGAHTFCLLIWQPAWVEQQLVRTGRLEGPIMGVQRDEVEKAGRKAVLDLDLPLSTPPLVSSVSNSLAKIDGSQTSDDLRGQHVDGALSALRPRRLITLAPSLDSSRPLETLVAAYCPLPEEGGGTVACGDVVVLRGGTGALREGLNTLQPLLPEDLPSWVWWNGPLDESPELMEQLSIAPRRLILDSALGDPAYCLTLLANRLASGQAVNDLNWLRLGSWHQTLAMVFDPPQRRDALSHVVQLDIDVEGDHPVQGLLLASWIADRLGWTLKTTHRHEAKTSDSTISAEFQRPDGTEVPLRVSPVPMGQPSLHPGQIVGLRIISKPEQGGAMCVILCAESGGCMRLEAGGMASMELVEEVVPLLHTHVEADMARLLEGGHDSSNPLLAAAAPLAAKLLS is encoded by the coding sequence ATGTCTCCTCAGCTCACGCTTCAAACCCCCCTCGAGCTTCCCCCTTCGGAAGTTCCTCATTACCTCGATCAGCTGTGGTCCGGCGATCAAGAAAGCAGCATTGGGGCTCACACCTTTTGCCTGTTGATCTGGCAGCCGGCATGGGTGGAACAGCAACTGGTCCGCACAGGAAGGCTCGAGGGCCCAATCATGGGCGTGCAACGCGATGAGGTCGAAAAGGCTGGACGAAAAGCGGTGCTCGATCTTGATCTCCCCCTCAGCACCCCGCCGCTGGTGAGCTCGGTGTCAAACAGTCTGGCCAAGATTGATGGCAGCCAAACCAGTGACGACCTTCGTGGTCAACATGTGGACGGGGCCTTGAGTGCCCTGAGGCCGCGGCGCTTGATCACCCTTGCCCCCAGCCTGGATTCCAGCCGCCCGTTAGAAACCCTGGTCGCCGCCTATTGCCCCTTACCGGAAGAAGGCGGGGGCACCGTTGCCTGTGGAGATGTGGTGGTGCTCCGCGGCGGAACTGGAGCCCTGCGAGAGGGACTCAACACGTTGCAGCCCCTGCTTCCCGAAGACCTGCCCTCCTGGGTGTGGTGGAACGGACCCCTGGATGAGTCGCCTGAGCTAATGGAGCAGCTCTCGATCGCGCCTCGCAGGCTGATTCTCGATTCCGCTCTTGGTGATCCTGCTTACTGCCTAACCCTGCTCGCCAACAGGCTCGCAAGCGGCCAAGCCGTGAATGACCTGAACTGGTTAAGGCTGGGCAGCTGGCATCAAACCCTGGCGATGGTGTTCGATCCGCCGCAGCGTCGCGATGCCCTCAGCCACGTGGTGCAACTCGACATTGATGTTGAGGGAGATCACCCGGTCCAAGGCCTGCTGTTGGCCTCTTGGATCGCCGATCGACTGGGCTGGACCCTAAAGACCACCCATCGGCATGAGGCCAAAACCAGCGATTCCACGATCAGCGCCGAGTTCCAACGTCCCGATGGAACCGAGGTCCCGCTGCGGGTGTCTCCCGTACCCATGGGGCAACCCAGTCTTCATCCGGGACAAATCGTGGGGCTGCGGATCATTTCTAAACCCGAACAGGGTGGGGCGATGTGTGTGATTCTCTGCGCGGAATCCGGAGGTTGCATGCGCCTCGAAGCCGGGGGCATGGCCAGCATGGAACTCGTGGAAGAGGTGGTGCCCTTGCTTCATACCCATGTGGAAGCCGACATGGCTCGACTGCTTGAGGGCGGGCACGATTCCTCCAACCCGCTCTTGGCGGCGGCGGCCCCTCTAGCTGCCAAGCTTCTCAGTTGA